A portion of the Tepidanaerobacter syntrophicus genome contains these proteins:
- a CDS encoding V-type ATP synthase subunit I, whose amino-acid sequence MAVEKMKIVGIIGENSILNRLLRLVLVDESMHMINALARVNSSDFFLPPTEKNIKALEELPFLKPYTSKRDFTQDEQMIAALASLFELSPRVKLEHLGQDYDYEEFMKSLSDIYKEVRKTADEINEKLQLIEQKQTYIESLKYLRQYSLDISRLSGMKYLTFRLLKFSRDDYVRVKKNYENIPAVILKVATEGKDVVAAIITPIILEETVEKIFSSLNYSVLPLPPDKGGTAENIIEELTASIEEDQKAVELLKESLQKFKIDFAEEVEKGFSRLEMEKKIEEVKSDVAVGEDLFFMFGFVPISRVSKLTDSLKQQFGDRIILLIDDVKTGDSIITPPTKLSNLKIFRPFEALVKMYGTPAYDEIDPTAFFSITYMLLFGAMFGDVGQGLILFSAGLFMEIALKRTSLGGVLSRMGFASTIFGFFYGSVFGSEEIIQPLVIRPMANINYMLVAAIVLGVVLTIVGYIYNIMNSYLESNVEEGVFGRNGVVGLAFYLTVLYLVTSSVIAKSGISPILVYALIVFLVLMVLKQPLANTIMHTGKLYNSSPTDYYIEEGFGVIETLLSMMSNTISFIRVGAFALNHVGLYMAFATMGEMMGSKVGNIVMLVIGNIVIIGLEGLIVFIQALRLEYYELFTKYFRGDGIEYKPVRVKRVSFVPKKLESINAGV is encoded by the coding sequence ATGGCAGTTGAAAAGATGAAAATCGTTGGCATAATCGGGGAAAATTCTATATTAAACCGCCTTTTACGACTTGTTTTGGTAGATGAAAGCATGCACATGATAAATGCTCTTGCCCGGGTAAATTCCAGCGATTTCTTTCTGCCCCCTACTGAAAAAAACATAAAGGCTTTGGAAGAACTTCCCTTTCTAAAGCCATATACTTCTAAACGTGATTTTACCCAGGACGAGCAAATGATTGCAGCACTAGCAAGCCTCTTTGAACTTTCGCCTCGCGTAAAACTTGAGCACCTAGGGCAGGATTATGATTATGAGGAATTTATGAAAAGCCTCTCCGATATTTACAAAGAAGTGCGCAAAACTGCAGATGAAATAAATGAAAAACTTCAGTTAATAGAGCAAAAGCAGACATATATAGAAAGCCTGAAATATTTGAGACAATACAGCTTGGATATATCAAGACTTTCCGGAATGAAGTACTTGACATTTCGGCTTCTGAAGTTTTCGCGAGATGACTATGTAAGAGTAAAAAAGAACTATGAAAACATACCCGCTGTAATCCTGAAAGTGGCAACAGAAGGCAAGGATGTTGTTGCAGCAATTATAACTCCTATTATCCTAGAAGAGACTGTAGAAAAAATATTCAGTTCATTAAATTATAGCGTTTTACCGCTGCCTCCTGACAAGGGCGGAACCGCAGAAAATATTATAGAAGAACTTACTGCAAGCATAGAAGAAGACCAAAAAGCAGTTGAATTACTGAAAGAATCGCTTCAAAAGTTTAAAATAGACTTTGCAGAAGAAGTCGAAAAGGGCTTTTCGAGGCTGGAAATGGAAAAGAAAATTGAAGAGGTCAAGTCTGATGTTGCAGTAGGCGAAGACTTATTTTTCATGTTTGGTTTTGTACCCATAAGCCGGGTATCCAAATTAACAGACAGCCTCAAACAGCAGTTTGGCGATAGAATTATCCTACTGATAGACGATGTGAAAACGGGAGATTCAATCATTACACCCCCTACTAAGCTCAGCAACCTTAAAATTTTCAGGCCTTTTGAAGCCTTAGTAAAGATGTATGGCACACCTGCTTATGATGAAATAGATCCTACAGCTTTTTTTAGCATAACGTATATGCTGCTTTTTGGAGCGATGTTTGGAGATGTAGGACAAGGCCTTATACTCTTTAGCGCAGGACTTTTTATGGAAATCGCACTAAAAAGAACCAGCCTAGGCGGTGTGTTAAGTAGAATGGGCTTTGCGTCGACGATATTCGGCTTTTTCTATGGAAGCGTCTTTGGTTCTGAAGAAATTATCCAGCCTCTTGTTATAAGGCCGATGGCGAATATAAATTATATGCTGGTGGCAGCCATCGTTTTAGGCGTTGTCCTAACCATAGTAGGCTATATTTACAATATCATGAATTCATATCTTGAAAGCAATGTAGAAGAAGGTGTCTTTGGAAGAAACGGCGTAGTTGGGCTGGCATTTTACCTAACAGTGCTGTATTTGGTTACATCATCAGTTATTGCAAAAAGTGGAATCTCGCCAATATTGGTCTATGCACTTATAGTTTTTTTGGTTTTAATGGTGCTAAAGCAGCCTTTAGCGAACACCATTATGCATACAGGCAAACTATATAACAGTTCCCCTACCGATTATTATATTGAAGAAGGCTTTGGTGTTATAGAAACATTGCTTTCAATGATGTCAAATACCATATCATTTATAAGAGTAGGAGCTTTTGCCTTAAACCATGTAGGCCTTTACATGGCTTTTGCAACGATGGGGGAGATGATGGGTTCTAAAGTAGGCAACATAGTGATGCTGGTTATAGGCAACATAGTTATAATTGGTCTAGAAGGGCTAATAGTATTTATACAGGCCCTCAGGCTAGAATACTATGAACTCTTTACTAAGTATTTCCGAGGTGACGGTATCGAGTATAAGCCTGTCAGGGTGAAACGAGTGTCATTTGTGCCTAAAAAACTTGAGAGTATTAATGCCGGCGTGTAG
- a CDS encoding V-type ATPase subunit, whose amino-acid sequence MDKIAIYAAVNTKIRAMEGKFLTESDYETLLEKKSVPEIAFYLRDSTFYGQFLKDLPADKLSRRYIEDILKRNMIINMDKLLHYFRYDYKKFISSFYLKYEIEDLKVLAREIFNNEKFDITERPLSFLGKYSKIEPEKFLKAKTVEELIYATEGSDFFDILKPLLRTKTENLFRFEMLLDAGYFRILENKMKNVSKEDSIILKKWEGMVADLYNIQWIYRGKKFYNISPEELLNYTINFGDKLNFTKRRSMCYTKTLDELYAMAQDAGYGFLFKKEEMSRDIYMERRINRYIYYKLKKLAREYSMSIMQTINYIYSFEFEIRDIISIMESIRYNMQPDQINKFLIKAI is encoded by the coding sequence ATGGATAAAATAGCAATTTACGCAGCAGTAAATACTAAAATCAGAGCAATGGAGGGAAAGTTTCTTACGGAAAGTGATTACGAAACTTTGCTTGAGAAAAAATCTGTTCCTGAAATTGCTTTTTATTTGCGAGACAGCACATTTTATGGCCAGTTTTTAAAAGACTTGCCTGCTGACAAACTTAGCCGCAGATATATTGAAGATATATTAAAACGCAATATGATAATAAATATGGACAAACTGCTGCATTATTTTCGCTACGACTACAAAAAATTTATTTCTTCATTTTATCTCAAATATGAAATTGAAGACTTGAAAGTGTTGGCCAGAGAAATCTTCAACAACGAAAAGTTTGACATAACAGAAAGGCCTCTTTCCTTTTTAGGCAAATACAGCAAAATTGAGCCCGAAAAGTTTTTGAAGGCAAAAACTGTCGAAGAACTTATTTATGCTACAGAAGGTTCCGATTTCTTCGATATACTTAAGCCTTTGCTTAGGACGAAAACCGAAAACTTGTTTAGATTTGAAATGCTTCTTGATGCAGGATATTTTAGAATCCTAGAAAATAAAATGAAAAATGTTTCAAAAGAAGACAGCATAATTCTTAAAAAATGGGAAGGCATGGTAGCGGACCTTTACAATATTCAGTGGATATATCGGGGCAAAAAGTTCTACAACATTTCTCCTGAGGAACTCTTGAATTATACAATTAATTTTGGAGACAAGCTGAATTTTACTAAAAGAAGATCAATGTGCTACACTAAAACTCTTGACGAGCTTTATGCCATGGCGCAAGATGCGGGATACGGGTTTTTATTTAAAAAAGAGGAAATGTCAAGAGACATTTATATGGAAAGGCGCATAAATAGATATATATACTATAAACTCAAAAAACTTGCCCGTGAATATTCAATGAGTATAATGCAGACAATTAACTATATATACTCTTTTGAATTTGAAATTCGGGATATCATTTCTATAATGGAAAGCATCAGATACAATATGCAGCCTGACCAAATAAATAAATTTCTAATTAAGGCTATATAA